A part of Sebastes fasciatus isolate fSebFas1 chromosome 10, fSebFas1.pri, whole genome shotgun sequence genomic DNA contains:
- the LOC141774899 gene encoding uncharacterized protein LOC141774899, with protein MASPLSCSPVLSPSPALSCSPVLSPSPALPCSVCLMFSYSSASFRANGTCIRCSAFAALEARVSELEARFCTLALASSVVSQPLAGADRPSLASASRPPATPEQPGSWVTVRRTHSRTLKPTVNHQPLHVSNRYSPLSDTPAEKPTLVIGSSILRNVKLAKSAAIVNCIPGARAGDIESVLKLLAKDKRKYSKIVIHVGGNDTRLRRSEVTKVNVQSVCAYAKTMSDSVVFSGPLPNLTSDDMYSRMKSFHSWLSWWCPANDVGFIDNWNPFWGIPGLIRRDGIHPTLDGAALLSRNLTKIVGGTNP; from the coding sequence tctctcctgctctcctgttctctctccttctcctgctctctcctgctctcctgttctctctccctctcctgctctcccctgctctgtgtgtcttatgtttagttactcctctgcctcctttagagctaatggtacatgtattaGGTGTAGTGCATTCGCTGCATTGGAGGCGAGGGTTAGCGAGTTAGAAGCCCGGTTCTGCACTTTAGCTTTAGCTTCTTCTGTAGTTAGCCAGCCCCTAGCCGGTGCAGACCGGCCAAGCTTAGCTTCTGCTAGCCGTCCCCCGGCAACCCCCGAGCAGCCGGGAAGCTGGGTGACTGTCCGAAGGACGCATAGTCGTACCCTGAAGCCCACGGTTAACCACCAACCACTTCACGTTTCTAACAGATATTCCCCTCTCAGCgacacacccgctgagaaaccaactctggttatcggcagctccattttgcggaacgtgaagttagcgaagtcagctgccatagttaattgcatcccgggggccagagcgggcgacattgaatccgttttgaaactgctggctaaggataaacgtaaatacagtaagattgttattcacgtcggcggtaatgacacccggttacgtcgatcggaggtcactaaagttaatgtccaatcggtgtgtgcatatgcaaaaacaatgtcggactccgtagttttctctggtcccctccccaatttgaccagtgacgacatgtatagccgcatgaagtcattccacagctggctgtcgtggtggtgtccagcaaacgatgtgggcttcattgacaattggaaccctttctggggaattcctggtctgattaggagagacggcattcatcctactttggatggtgcggctctcttatccagaaatctgaccaagattgttggtggaacaaatccatga